A single genomic interval of Streptomyces showdoensis harbors:
- a CDS encoding DUF6412 domain-containing protein — protein MGNGLLLRVLAPLLFLLALADLLLSEGSTGAGLSAAVAMAATALVCSLIGAGAVLPVPPTRVRTALRERARRTAFLPQRDPDASGRRRPRAPGRPLPTAA, from the coding sequence ATGGGCAACGGACTGCTGCTCCGCGTCCTCGCGCCGCTCCTCTTCCTCCTCGCCCTCGCCGACCTGCTGCTCTCCGAGGGCTCGACCGGCGCCGGTCTCTCCGCCGCCGTCGCCATGGCCGCGACCGCCCTCGTCTGCTCCCTGATCGGCGCCGGCGCGGTCCTGCCGGTGCCGCCTACCCGGGTCCGCACCGCCCTGCGCGAACGCGCCCGGCGCACCGCCTTCCTGCCGCAACGCGACCCCGACGCCTCGGGCCGCCGCAGGCCCCGGGCACCCGGCCGTCCCCTCCCGACGGCCGCGTAG